The Erythrobacter sp. Alg231-14 genome has a segment encoding these proteins:
- a CDS encoding YihY/virulence factor BrkB family protein, with the protein MAINGHPPHLPPPSERRLQSLSPEARRADFLRTQSLLREDGVATDGISAAISRSDLASRIGPGTRVFEVVRRIVAGTYRDGFIHAGNLAYLSMLAIFPFFILGAALFELVGGRDRAIELVTAVLNAMPPTVARAIEPVAQDVIYARDGWLLWFGAIVALWTVSSLIESIRDILRRAYGTQASQAFWKYRLLSVGLILVAVILLMASLFAQVVIGAAQQVIIANFPQLSEAIDALRISRLFPALGLTGSLYLLFYTLTPAQYRAKSFPKWPGAVFTALWWLGVTTALPPILRSFFAYSLTYGSLAGIIIALFFFWLVGLGLVIGAELNAALTEPEAVDPDGIAPQPATDDTTEQHNT; encoded by the coding sequence GCCGGAGGCGCGGCGCGCCGATTTCCTTAGAACGCAAAGCCTGTTGCGAGAGGATGGCGTTGCAACGGACGGGATAAGCGCGGCAATTTCCCGCAGCGATTTGGCCAGTCGGATCGGCCCGGGCACCCGCGTTTTTGAAGTGGTGCGGCGCATCGTCGCCGGCACGTATCGCGATGGTTTTATCCATGCGGGCAACCTCGCCTATCTGTCGATGTTGGCGATATTCCCGTTCTTTATTCTAGGCGCGGCTTTGTTCGAATTGGTCGGCGGGCGCGATCGAGCGATCGAATTGGTAACCGCCGTGTTGAACGCGATGCCGCCCACCGTGGCCCGCGCGATAGAACCGGTTGCACAAGACGTAATCTATGCCCGCGATGGATGGTTGTTGTGGTTTGGCGCCATCGTCGCCCTTTGGACCGTATCCAGCTTGATCGAATCCATCCGCGACATCCTGCGCCGGGCCTATGGAACACAGGCGAGCCAAGCGTTTTGGAAATACCGATTGCTCTCGGTCGGGCTGATATTGGTCGCGGTCATATTGTTGATGGCATCGTTGTTTGCTCAGGTCGTGATTGGCGCTGCGCAACAGGTGATAATCGCCAATTTCCCGCAATTGTCAGAAGCGATCGATGCATTGCGGATATCCCGCCTATTCCCGGCCTTGGGCCTTACGGGATCACTGTACCTATTGTTTTACACACTGACCCCGGCGCAATACCGGGCCAAGTCGTTTCCTAAGTGGCCCGGCGCGGTGTTCACGGCGCTTTGGTGGCTTGGCGTGACAACCGCATTGCCGCCGATCCTGCGCAGCTTTTTCGCCTACAGCTTAACCTACGGCAGTTTGGCCGGGATCATCATTGCGTTGTTCTTTTTCTGGCTCGTTGGGCTTGGTCTCGTTATCGGGGCGGAATTGAACGCAGCGCTCACCGAACCGGAGGCGGTCGACCCCGATGGCATCGCGCCACAACCGGCCACCGACGACACCACAGAGCAACACAACACATAA
- the fabI gene encoding enoyl-ACP reductase FabI, giving the protein MTQLMKGKRGLIMGLANDKSLAWGIARTLAEHGAELAFSYQGDALAKRVKPLAAQLGSDFTFECDVSDMDSLDAGFAQLKERWGTLDFVVHAVGFSDKSELRGKYVDTSLDNFLMTMNISAYSLVAVTKRAVELMPPLAEDGTGGGSILTLTYYGSEKVIPHYNVMGVAKAALEASVRYLANDLGPAGIRVNAISAGPVKTLAASGIGDFRYILKWNELNAPLRRNTNIDDVGGSGLYFLSELSSGVTGEVQHVDSGYHVVGMKQEDAPDVALS; this is encoded by the coding sequence ATGACGCAGCTAATGAAAGGCAAGCGCGGCCTGATCATGGGGCTCGCCAATGACAAGTCGCTGGCGTGGGGAATCGCACGGACTTTGGCCGAACATGGCGCGGAATTGGCGTTTTCCTACCAAGGTGACGCCTTGGCCAAACGGGTGAAGCCACTGGCCGCGCAATTGGGCAGTGATTTTACGTTCGAATGCGATGTATCCGATATGGACTCATTGGACGCCGGGTTTGCCCAATTGAAAGAGCGTTGGGGAACGCTTGATTTCGTAGTTCACGCCGTTGGGTTTTCTGACAAATCGGAATTGCGCGGCAAATATGTCGACACCAGCCTCGACAATTTCCTGATGACGATGAACATCTCTGCCTATTCGCTGGTCGCGGTGACGAAACGAGCCGTGGAATTGATGCCACCCCTGGCCGAAGACGGCACCGGTGGTGGCTCAATCCTGACGCTAACTTACTACGGTTCAGAGAAAGTTATCCCACATTACAACGTGATGGGCGTTGCAAAGGCGGCGTTGGAGGCGAGCGTGCGCTACCTTGCCAACGACCTTGGTCCTGCCGGAATCCGCGTCAACGCGATCAGCGCTGGCCCGGTCAAAACCCTCGCGGCAAGCGGGATTGGCGATTTTAGATACATACTAAAATGGAATGAATTGAACGCGCCTTTACGTAGAAACACTAATATAGATGATGTTGGTGGATCGGGCCTTTATTTCCTTTCGGAACTTTCTTCGGGTGTAACCGGCGAAGTCCAACACGTTGATAGTGGCTATCACGTAGTAGGGATGAAACAAGAAGATGCACCCGATGTGGCTCTTTCTTAG
- a CDS encoding polysaccharide biosynthesis protein, with protein MLKKTTSPPTPMTVNMRAAIDRVDTFTRGQKRLLVAAIDAGLCVVAVWCAFFLRLGEWQFFTEGVAKLATGALIFWFMSAVLIGVYREMFRFSGGGTMIRIGKAVAIMSVPMVVMFLAFTVVGVPRTLAVLQPLIFFLLLGFSRSAMRYLIMDLGAPQSYSGQPRRILIYGAGAEGVSLANAIRHEPGLQVAAFVDDDGLKHGQRLDRLKIYNSSLLPTLISKHKISDIYLALPRLSRSAKQKIMESLSQHPVQVMALPKVRDIIEGGVSINEFREIDISQLLGRPAIAPDPQLMAGTITGKTVMVTGAGGSIGSELCAQIAQLNPAKLILVEVSEFALYSVDHTLQSMAKTIGAPFEIVPELCNVSDRPSVTRVIQRHRPDTIFHAAAYKHVPLVEANVIGGARNNIFGTLNTVMAALNSGVSNFILISTDKAVRPTNIMGATKRVCEQILQAYASRPDKSNGTIFTMVRFGNVLGSSGSVVPLFKRQIKEGGPLTITDRRINRYFMTIPEAAELVIQAGAMADGGEVYVLDMGEPVKIIDLARTMIRLSGLQEIDQQSPDGDIEIVEVGLRPGEKLYEELLIGDNPRETSHARIMQARESHMSFDALTDAASHLLEAIDAGQADEVRAIIADMVPEYAPAPAPA; from the coding sequence ATGTTGAAGAAAACCACTTCACCCCCGACTCCCATGACTGTGAATATGCGCGCGGCGATTGACCGTGTGGACACGTTCACGCGCGGGCAAAAACGCCTCTTGGTCGCGGCCATTGATGCCGGCCTATGCGTGGTGGCGGTGTGGTGCGCTTTCTTCCTGAGACTGGGAGAATGGCAATTCTTCACCGAAGGCGTCGCGAAACTGGCGACGGGCGCGCTGATCTTTTGGTTTATGAGCGCCGTCCTAATCGGTGTGTACCGCGAAATGTTCCGGTTTTCCGGTGGTGGAACGATGATCCGCATCGGCAAGGCGGTGGCGATTATGTCGGTGCCGATGGTTGTGATGTTCTTGGCATTTACGGTCGTGGGTGTGCCGCGCACATTGGCCGTTCTCCAACCTCTGATCTTCTTCTTATTGTTGGGCTTTAGCCGGTCGGCGATGCGCTATCTCATAATGGATCTGGGCGCGCCCCAATCCTATAGCGGGCAACCGCGGCGTATTTTGATCTATGGTGCAGGCGCAGAAGGCGTCAGCCTCGCCAATGCGATCCGTCACGAACCCGGTTTGCAAGTGGCCGCCTTTGTCGATGACGATGGCTTGAAACATGGACAGCGGCTGGATCGCCTAAAGATCTACAATTCGTCGCTGCTGCCCACTTTGATCAGCAAGCACAAAATCAGCGATATCTATCTCGCTCTGCCGCGCCTTTCCCGCAGCGCGAAACAAAAGATCATGGAAAGCCTAAGCCAGCATCCGGTTCAGGTCATGGCGCTGCCCAAAGTGCGCGACATCATCGAAGGCGGCGTTTCGATCAATGAGTTTCGCGAAATCGATATCTCTCAATTGTTGGGCCGCCCAGCCATCGCGCCTGACCCCCAATTGATGGCAGGGACCATCACCGGGAAGACGGTGATGGTAACCGGCGCGGGCGGTTCCATCGGCAGCGAATTGTGCGCCCAGATCGCACAATTGAATCCAGCCAAATTGATCCTCGTCGAAGTGAGCGAATTTGCGCTCTATTCCGTTGATCACACGCTGCAATCGATGGCAAAAACCATCGGCGCGCCGTTCGAGATCGTCCCTGAGTTGTGCAATGTTTCCGACAGACCATCGGTTACACGCGTGATCCAACGCCACCGGCCCGACACGATCTTTCACGCCGCCGCATACAAGCACGTTCCCTTGGTAGAGGCGAATGTGATTGGGGGCGCGCGCAACAACATTTTTGGCACGCTCAACACGGTCATGGCCGCATTGAATTCGGGCGTTTCCAATTTCATCCTGATCAGCACCGACAAAGCCGTGCGTCCCACCAACATTATGGGCGCGACCAAACGTGTCTGCGAACAAATCCTACAGGCATATGCCAGCCGCCCCGACAAATCGAACGGCACCATTTTCACCATGGTCCGGTTCGGCAATGTGCTGGGTTCATCGGGATCGGTGGTGCCTTTGTTCAAACGTCAGATCAAAGAAGGCGGACCGCTGACCATCACCGATCGTCGGATCAACCGGTACTTTATGACGATCCCAGAGGCCGCCGAATTGGTCATTCAAGCCGGCGCAATGGCCGATGGCGGGGAGGTCTATGTCTTGGACATGGGTGAGCCGGTCAAGATCATCGATTTGGCGCGAACCATGATCCGCCTTTCCGGATTGCAAGAGATCGATCAACAATCACCCGACGGCGATATTGAAATCGTAGAGGTCGGCCTGCGCCCAGGCGAAAAGCTCTATGAAGAATTGTTGATCGGCGACAATCCGCGCGAAACATCGCACGCCCGCATCATGCAGGCGCGTGAAAGCCACATGTCCTTTGACGCGCTAACCGATGCGGCATCCCACCTGCTCGAAGCGATTGATGCCGGGCAAGCGGACGAAGTGCGCGCGATCATCGCCGATATGGTTCCCGAATACGCCCCGGCCCCCGCCCCGGCATAA
- a CDS encoding polysaccharide biosynthesis/export family protein — protein MKLLPKSWPNMCVLAASAALLGACASDPAPLQTTQYVSVLDADQLPAPLDNTGILGPLDRVRVDVFGVEELTREVQIDGSGRMSYPFIGSMDVSGKAPAAIETLIAARLSEGYVRDPQVSVNLVDTVSQTIAIEGEVESPGIYAAAGQLTLLRALALAGGPSEFALREQVVVFRDVGEDRYAAVYNLDAVRRGALNDPRIYANDIIVLGDSPRRRSIDRLVTIAPALASPLVILFTR, from the coding sequence GTGAAATTGTTGCCGAAATCTTGGCCAAATATGTGCGTGCTTGCCGCGTCCGCTGCGCTGCTTGGCGCGTGCGCTTCGGACCCCGCCCCGCTGCAAACCACGCAGTATGTTTCGGTGCTCGATGCGGATCAATTGCCGGCCCCGCTGGACAACACTGGGATCCTTGGCCCGCTTGATCGGGTGCGGGTCGATGTTTTCGGCGTCGAAGAGCTAACCCGCGAAGTACAAATCGATGGCAGTGGCCGGATGTCCTACCCTTTCATCGGGTCGATGGACGTGTCGGGCAAAGCGCCTGCCGCGATCGAAACACTGATCGCAGCCCGGTTGAGCGAAGGGTACGTCCGCGACCCTCAGGTCTCCGTCAATCTGGTCGACACGGTCAGCCAAACCATCGCCATCGAAGGAGAGGTGGAAAGCCCCGGCATTTACGCAGCGGCAGGGCAATTGACCCTGTTGCGCGCGCTGGCATTGGCCGGCGGGCCCAGTGAATTTGCATTGCGCGAGCAGGTCGTCGTCTTTCGCGACGTTGGCGAGGATCGCTATGCCGCCGTCTACAATTTGGACGCGGTGCGGCGCGGCGCTCTCAACGATCCACGCATCTACGCCAACGACATCATTGTTTTGGGCGATTCGCCACGGCGCCGGTCCATCGACCGTCTGGTGACGATTGCCCCTGCCCTCGCATCCCCGCTCGTGATTCTTTTCACCCGCTAA
- a CDS encoding polysaccharide biosynthesis tyrosine autokinase codes for MNQPLVALPLQGNPNQALSPEATAIMTPQSAPLDPILVRYWEIFFRRRWLVLAIVGAALAIGIAVTFFQTPTYTAEARIEISRSQDNVTDVEAVTPQDADQDLEFYQTQYALLEARSLAQRVVRRLNLTRNDDFFDTFGHELEDGLMIEDGATGAHFSREQVEERGREAVDLFLSHVGISPIRGSALVDLRFTSPDPELSRTIVNTWAEEYLQSNLDRRSASTVDAREFLSDQLQTLRERLELSERELVNYAANSGIVTLSQNESADGRTRTDRTLTIADIEALNTELAAATADRISAESRLTGGGSVTSVENPTLSALRQDRAEVAANLSSIDARFGPEYPPLLALQAQLAQIESSIANEEARVAGASRTAFAQALTRERELRSRINGLRSSLVDEQQASIQYNIYQREVDTNRQLYDGLLQRFKEIGVAGVGTNNVSIVDTAEVPRVPSSPNLLINLAASIIAGVGLAAAIVFGLEQIDRSLRDPTAVRDLGLPLLGVIPRADDDDVIEAVHDRKSAISEAYVAAQTNLSMLTDKGLPESFIITSTRPGEGKSSSAMALAMSLARVGRRAVLVDADVRSPSVEKYLSIEPNKGLTHYLTGASGVDDLLVEMEQPGLSVITAGPPPPNAAELLASPRFAELVAELKGRFDVVVIDAPPMLGLADVPLISSAVDGLIYTIEYNGVQMRGIRASIDRLRTVNANVFGALVTKYDQPGRGGYGYGYGYGYGYEYGYGSEATSGAHGLNSDDADKAAALRSA; via the coding sequence ATGAACCAACCTCTCGTCGCCCTCCCCCTTCAGGGAAACCCCAATCAGGCGCTCTCGCCGGAAGCCACCGCGATCATGACGCCGCAATCGGCCCCGCTTGATCCGATATTGGTGCGCTATTGGGAGATTTTCTTCCGTCGGCGATGGCTGGTTCTGGCGATTGTTGGGGCGGCGTTGGCCATTGGCATTGCCGTCACCTTTTTTCAGACGCCTACCTACACCGCAGAGGCGCGGATTGAGATCAGCCGGTCACAAGACAACGTCACCGACGTCGAAGCGGTGACCCCGCAAGATGCCGATCAGGACCTTGAATTCTATCAAACCCAATACGCTTTGTTAGAGGCGCGGTCTTTGGCACAACGCGTGGTGCGGCGATTGAATCTCACACGGAACGACGATTTCTTCGACACATTCGGCCACGAATTGGAAGACGGCCTGATGATCGAAGACGGCGCGACCGGCGCGCACTTTTCGCGGGAACAGGTGGAGGAACGCGGACGCGAGGCGGTCGATTTGTTCCTTAGCCATGTTGGAATTTCCCCGATCCGGGGGTCGGCATTGGTGGATTTGCGTTTCACGTCTCCTGATCCGGAATTGTCGCGGACCATCGTCAACACATGGGCCGAAGAATATCTGCAGTCGAATTTGGATCGGCGATCGGCTTCCACCGTCGATGCGCGCGAATTTCTATCGGATCAATTGCAGACACTGCGCGAACGGTTGGAATTGTCAGAGCGGGAATTGGTGAATTACGCCGCAAACAGCGGGATCGTCACCCTTTCCCAAAACGAATCCGCCGATGGTCGCACACGCACCGATCGGACTTTGACGATCGCCGACATCGAAGCTCTCAACACAGAATTGGCCGCCGCCACTGCAGACAGGATCAGCGCCGAAAGCCGCCTAACCGGCGGTGGCAGCGTCACATCGGTTGAAAATCCAACCCTAAGCGCGCTGCGCCAAGATCGCGCCGAAGTGGCCGCCAATTTGTCGAGCATTGATGCGCGATTTGGGCCCGAATATCCGCCGCTATTGGCGCTGCAGGCGCAATTGGCGCAAATCGAAAGCTCTATCGCCAACGAAGAAGCGCGGGTCGCCGGTGCATCGCGCACCGCATTCGCCCAAGCGCTAACGAGGGAACGCGAATTGCGCAGCCGCATCAACGGCCTGCGCTCCAGCTTGGTCGATGAACAACAGGCGTCGATCCAATACAATATCTATCAACGTGAGGTGGACACCAATCGCCAACTTTATGACGGGCTGCTCCAACGGTTTAAAGAGATCGGCGTGGCGGGTGTTGGCACCAACAATGTGTCCATCGTCGACACCGCCGAAGTGCCCCGGGTCCCATCAAGCCCCAATCTGCTGATCAATCTGGCCGCATCGATCATCGCAGGCGTTGGATTGGCGGCGGCAATTGTATTCGGTTTAGAGCAGATCGATCGATCCTTGCGCGATCCCACCGCGGTGCGCGATTTGGGCCTGCCGTTGTTGGGCGTAATCCCCCGGGCGGATGACGATGACGTGATCGAAGCGGTGCATGATCGCAAATCCGCCATCAGCGAAGCCTATGTCGCGGCGCAAACCAATCTCAGCATGCTGACCGACAAAGGCCTTCCAGAGAGCTTTATCATCACCAGCACACGGCCCGGCGAAGGCAAGAGCAGTTCGGCCATGGCGCTGGCGATGAGCTTGGCCCGGGTTGGTCGGCGCGCGGTGTTGGTCGATGCCGATGTACGGTCCCCATCGGTCGAAAAATACCTCAGCATCGAACCCAATAAAGGTCTGACCCATTATCTAACCGGCGCGAGCGGGGTGGATGATTTGTTGGTAGAGATGGAGCAACCAGGCCTTTCGGTCATCACCGCCGGACCACCGCCGCCAAATGCGGCCGAATTGTTGGCCTCCCCGCGCTTTGCCGAATTGGTCGCAGAATTGAAGGGCCGGTTTGATGTGGTGGTCATCGATGCGCCGCCGATGCTGGGCCTTGCCGATGTCCCCCTGATAAGCAGCGCGGTCGATGGGTTGATTTACACGATCGAATATAATGGCGTTCAGATGCGCGGCATTCGTGCCTCGATCGATCGGTTGCGCACAGTCAACGCCAACGTCTTTGGCGCTTTGGTCACTAAATATGATCAACCCGGGCGCGGTGGTTACGGATACGGTTATGGATACGGCTATGGCTATGAATACGGCTATGGCTCAGAGGCAACCAGCGGCGCCCATGGCCTAAACAGCGATGACGCCGACAAAGCCGCCGCATTGCGGAGCGCGTGA
- a CDS encoding O-antigen ligase family protein gives MRSQSVPLAERLRGARRSLAIGPAFVFLGFLALVLLMGGSARGDVASLLLIRPMAALVLTYGLWQLFAAKARGDGPSGLRFLIVAVAAIVVLAAIQLIPLPPSIWANLPGRAPLVAGHDAAQIVLAWQPLSVTPMATINALGALLVPFAVLVLFAAVDDKARGNAVLIVGVFVGMSAVIAVFQSLVPGSSALHFYRVTNEDAPVGLFANRNHHAVMLAATIPLILAIMAQFGKAKLAWMGGVAPSCVVGLCMVGLAVMTGSRAGAALSIAAFALTVPMFAYAKLSTQSGVRNWRRKRWALILSPIAIVLIVVAVFLIGGGAAFERIAAKDSFGDLRFQILPDILAMIAQSTPLGWGMGSFPEVYEIYERREMIQPAYINHAHNDWLEIIIEGGLALPTIMAAIAMWTAQNVWRHRRQILRPRGDEGRVRFAGLAGAVILVAGSAFDYPLRTPSGAVVMILFLALIAAPHRGSAPS, from the coding sequence ATGCGATCTCAATCCGTCCCACTCGCTGAACGGCTGCGCGGCGCGCGCCGTTCTTTGGCCATAGGGCCGGCATTCGTGTTTCTGGGCTTTCTGGCGCTCGTCCTGCTTATGGGCGGCAGCGCGCGCGGCGATGTCGCCTCGCTCTTGTTGATCCGGCCTATGGCGGCGTTGGTGCTAACCTATGGATTGTGGCAATTGTTCGCGGCCAAAGCGCGCGGCGACGGGCCATCTGGCTTGCGCTTTCTAATTGTAGCCGTCGCCGCCATTGTTGTGCTGGCCGCGATCCAATTGATCCCATTGCCGCCTTCGATCTGGGCCAATTTGCCTGGCCGTGCGCCGTTGGTTGCGGGGCACGATGCGGCCCAGATTGTTTTGGCTTGGCAACCGCTTTCGGTGACTCCGATGGCGACGATCAATGCGTTGGGTGCGCTCTTGGTGCCGTTTGCGGTTTTGGTGTTGTTCGCCGCGGTGGATGACAAAGCGCGGGGGAACGCAGTCCTGATTGTCGGCGTTTTTGTCGGTATGTCGGCGGTGATCGCAGTGTTTCAATCGCTTGTTCCGGGGTCTTCTGCCTTGCATTTTTACAGGGTCACAAACGAGGATGCTCCCGTCGGTTTGTTCGCCAACCGCAACCATCATGCGGTAATGTTGGCTGCAACCATTCCCCTTATCCTCGCGATCATGGCGCAATTTGGCAAAGCGAAATTGGCATGGATGGGCGGGGTCGCACCGTCGTGTGTCGTGGGTCTGTGTATGGTCGGATTGGCCGTTATGACCGGTTCTCGCGCAGGCGCAGCTTTGTCCATCGCCGCCTTTGCATTGACCGTCCCCATGTTCGCCTATGCCAAGCTTTCGACACAGAGCGGGGTGCGCAACTGGCGTAGGAAACGATGGGCCCTAATCCTTAGCCCGATTGCCATTGTTTTGATTGTCGTTGCCGTGTTTTTGATCGGCGGAGGCGCCGCGTTTGAACGAATCGCGGCAAAGGACAGCTTTGGCGATCTGCGGTTTCAAATCCTGCCGGATATCCTCGCGATGATTGCGCAGTCCACGCCGCTTGGTTGGGGCATGGGTTCCTTTCCCGAAGTGTATGAAATCTACGAAAGGCGCGAGATGATTCAGCCCGCCTATATCAATCACGCGCACAACGATTGGCTAGAGATTATCATCGAAGGCGGGTTGGCTCTGCCCACGATCATGGCGGCCATCGCCATGTGGACAGCACAGAATGTTTGGCGCCATCGACGCCAGATCTTGCGCCCGCGCGGCGATGAAGGTCGCGTCCGCTTTGCGGGTTTGGCCGGCGCGGTCATCTTGGTTGCCGGCAGCGCGTTTGACTACCCATTGCGCACTCCATCCGGGGCGGTCGTCATGATCCTATTTCTGGCGCTGATCGCCGCACCGCATCGCGGATCAGCGCCGTCATGA
- a CDS encoding O-antigen ligase family protein: MRSVLALAMVAASFLMPALYSGALLVLLAIALSLRGVRVSPPLPSGSGVLIAVFSIFAALAVLGPSFNHGVSGQNIDALKFLFAAVALVMGMSLGVGSGMEGNQQFDSQDAGLFRALPVFIAVISAFYGYLSFTDAVLSQESIVYPPDNNHSASMLAIFLPIVVLQMRGRWRLICLALLFAFAFFAASRALMALTLLATALSIQSIRQQKIAMLGVVGLACAVLFYRGFSMDNFSDRLRMQIIEVSLHYAQTRGAYAFNFGEASFADYLNIYPVYQRLEIQHAHNMLLQLWVAYGFVPLGVFLTFLVGFAVQGWRQRNFLFLSCFAIFMMMGMMEAIVTDIRAFGTIMFTLGYTYSWRGNGARIHSPSGTLSANGAASHPAYFSGGRPA, encoded by the coding sequence ATGAGGTCAGTCCTAGCCCTTGCGATGGTGGCTGCCAGCTTTCTGATGCCGGCGTTGTATTCGGGTGCCTTGCTGGTTCTGTTGGCGATTGCATTGTCGCTTAGAGGGGTGCGCGTCTCCCCACCCTTGCCCAGCGGGTCGGGCGTCTTGATCGCGGTGTTCTCTATTTTTGCCGCGCTCGCCGTGTTGGGGCCCAGTTTCAATCATGGCGTATCGGGTCAAAACATCGACGCGCTCAAATTCCTGTTCGCGGCGGTTGCACTTGTCATGGGGATGTCGCTGGGTGTGGGAAGCGGCATGGAGGGCAACCAACAGTTTGATAGCCAAGACGCCGGGCTGTTTCGCGCCCTACCCGTGTTTATCGCCGTAATCTCGGCGTTTTACGGCTATCTTAGCTTTACCGACGCCGTGTTGAGCCAGGAATCGATCGTCTATCCGCCGGACAACAACCATTCGGCTTCTATGCTGGCGATATTCCTGCCGATTGTTGTGTTGCAGATGCGCGGTCGGTGGCGCCTGATCTGCCTTGCCTTGTTGTTTGCCTTTGCGTTTTTCGCGGCGTCACGCGCGCTTATGGCACTCACTTTGTTGGCGACCGCGCTGTCGATCCAATCCATCCGGCAACAAAAGATTGCGATGCTGGGGGTCGTGGGGCTGGCCTGCGCGGTTCTATTCTATCGCGGGTTCAGCATGGACAACTTCTCGGATCGACTGCGCATGCAGATCATCGAAGTCAGCCTGCATTACGCACAAACACGCGGGGCCTATGCCTTCAATTTTGGAGAGGCCAGCTTTGCCGATTACCTCAACATTTACCCGGTCTATCAACGGTTGGAGATTCAACACGCCCACAACATGCTGCTTCAGCTGTGGGTCGCGTACGGGTTTGTCCCGCTGGGTGTGTTTCTGACCTTCCTAGTCGGGTTTGCGGTGCAAGGATGGCGTCAACGCAACTTCCTGTTCCTGTCGTGTTTTGCGATCTTTATGATGATGGGGATGATGGAGGCGATCGTGACCGATATCCGCGCCTTTGGCACCATCATGTTCACCTTGGGGTACACCTATTCATGGCGTGGGAATGGCGCGCGCATTCATTCCCCATCGGGCACGCTGTCTGCCAACGGCGCCGCATCGCATCCCGCATATTTCAGCGGCGGACGCCCGGCCTAA
- the neuC gene encoding UDP-N-acetylglucosamine 2-epimerase yields the protein MKIDYLTGSRADFGLMLPCLRALHDAPDFDCRIVVTGQHLAPGYGNTIKDIEHSGLPIAARIAVPLTGADGGEMALALAAELDALTRFWRDDRPDAVMLLGDRGEMLAGALAALHLAIPIVHVGGGERSGTLDESFRHAITKLAHVHLCSTDISADRIVRMGERADCVTAIGAPGLVGIHSHAMGTFDFAGKCGFAPTASGGPKVAVVIYHPVVQESATAAQQAEAVIAAVRDAGFSQLILRPNSDAGGKAIDAMLDRYAGDERVCVVDHLARPDYLSAIRCADLLVGNSSSGIIESASLSTPCLNIGARQSGRERNANTVDCESTDPAALANGIERALSITPSNANIYGDGTADARLVAALRSADFGPHLLSKINTY from the coding sequence ATGAAGATCGATTATCTCACCGGAAGCCGCGCCGATTTCGGCCTAATGCTGCCCTGTTTGCGGGCTTTGCACGACGCGCCTGATTTCGACTGTCGTATTGTGGTGACCGGGCAGCATCTTGCGCCCGGCTATGGCAACACCATCAAGGATATTGAACACAGCGGCCTGCCAATTGCGGCACGGATTGCTGTCCCGCTGACCGGTGCCGATGGGGGGGAAATGGCGCTGGCGTTGGCGGCGGAATTGGACGCGTTGACCCGGTTTTGGCGGGACGACCGTCCCGATGCCGTGATGTTGCTGGGCGATAGGGGTGAAATGCTTGCAGGCGCGTTGGCGGCTTTGCATCTCGCCATTCCGATTGTGCATGTGGGTGGCGGTGAACGGTCCGGCACATTGGATGAGAGTTTTCGCCACGCCATAACCAAATTGGCGCATGTGCATTTGTGTTCCACCGACATATCTGCGGATCGGATCGTTCGCATGGGCGAACGCGCCGATTGCGTCACCGCGATAGGCGCGCCGGGCCTTGTGGGCATCCATTCCCATGCCATGGGCACGTTCGATTTTGCCGGAAAATGCGGCTTTGCCCCCACAGCATCCGGCGGGCCAAAGGTCGCCGTCGTCATCTATCATCCCGTCGTTCAAGAATCGGCCACGGCAGCGCAACAGGCAGAGGCGGTGATCGCCGCCGTGCGCGATGCCGGGTTCAGCCAATTGATCCTGAGGCCTAACTCCGACGCCGGGGGCAAAGCGATTGACGCAATGCTTGATCGGTACGCCGGTGATGAAAGGGTGTGTGTGGTCGATCATCTGGCCCGCCCGGATTACCTTTCTGCGATACGATGCGCGGATCTCTTGGTCGGCAATTCATCGTCTGGCATTATTGAATCGGCCAGTCTGAGCACGCCATGCCTCAACATCGGTGCGCGCCAATCCGGGCGGGAACGCAACGCCAACACGGTTGATTGCGAATCCACCGATCCTGCCGCACTTGCCAATGGGATTGAACGGGCATTGTCCATCACGCCATCCAACGCCAATATTTATGGCGACGGAACCGCCGACGCACGGTTGGTTGCCGCCTTGCGAAGCGCCGATTTCGGTCCGCATCTACTGTCAAAAATCAACACCTATTAG